In Sporosarcina psychrophila, a genomic segment contains:
- a CDS encoding penicillin-binding protein has product MKKKFRFQWGAFLMFLVYGGLFFLLFGRILFIQATGQAEGKVMATLAESKYARESVLKADRGTIVDRNGELIASDTLSYRLIAVLSKDASKGSKKPLHITDIEKTAEVLAEYLPLEKDAIVSRLTNVKAETYQVEFGKAGRDINHETVMAIKKQKLPGLLFIEDQTRYYPNGVFASYLIGFAMKEEDSERNVTTVGKMGLEKTYNKELNGTDGKVDFKSDGFGFMLPKAEEAIVAAKDGYEIQLTLDKTIQNFMEDAMNRVESEYSPKKILAVVADPKTGKILAMSQRPAFHPSTREGLTENWLNQAVETTIEPGSTTKMFTVAAAIEEKKWVPTDFFKSGQYTLYDRTIRDHNITGWGYISFLEGFQRSSNVSMAYLLERMGDKTYIEYLRKFGFGEKTGIDLPNEAPGRILDTYPIERLTTAFGQGSTVTLMQMMQAATAIANDGVMMKPYVIDKITDPNTGKIIKDQKPEEQGSPVSAKTAKEVRKLLASTVTSKYGTGKKFALNGYTVGGKTGTAEIPNPSGNGYLAGHGNYLYSFLGMAPAEDPQLLTYVIVQQPKLKAGEIGSDPVSKLFTSIMDNSLRYMNIVPSGEDIVEPTVIRDYTGKDSADAIVKLQEDGFVPEIIGEGGEIDIQYPYAGTKLVEGSVVLLHTKGVTALPDFTGWSKKMVLSYKMLSGLDLRLNGDGYVTEQSLSKGSVIGLEEPVVIKLQSPSEIYKPVEEDTEEEDVVGG; this is encoded by the coding sequence ATGAAAAAAAAGTTTCGATTCCAATGGGGAGCCTTTCTGATGTTTTTGGTATACGGAGGGCTCTTTTTCCTTTTGTTTGGAAGAATATTATTCATTCAAGCAACAGGACAAGCGGAAGGAAAAGTGATGGCGACGCTTGCAGAGTCGAAATACGCAAGAGAATCGGTATTGAAAGCGGATCGGGGGACGATTGTCGATCGTAACGGAGAGCTAATCGCCTCCGATACGTTGAGTTACCGGCTCATTGCCGTATTGAGTAAAGATGCAAGCAAAGGCTCGAAAAAACCGTTGCATATCACTGATATTGAAAAAACTGCAGAAGTACTTGCCGAATATTTACCACTTGAAAAAGATGCAATTGTATCTCGCCTGACAAATGTGAAAGCAGAAACATATCAAGTGGAATTCGGGAAGGCTGGCCGTGATATTAATCACGAAACGGTTATGGCGATTAAAAAGCAGAAACTACCTGGACTCCTTTTCATTGAAGACCAAACAAGATATTATCCGAATGGCGTTTTTGCATCGTATTTAATTGGCTTTGCGATGAAAGAAGAAGATAGTGAAAGAAATGTAACTACTGTTGGGAAAATGGGTTTGGAGAAAACCTATAATAAAGAGTTAAATGGCACTGACGGCAAAGTAGATTTCAAATCAGATGGCTTCGGTTTCATGTTACCGAAAGCAGAAGAAGCAATTGTCGCTGCCAAAGACGGTTATGAAATTCAGTTGACTCTCGACAAGACCATTCAAAACTTCATGGAAGATGCAATGAATCGTGTTGAAAGCGAATATTCACCCAAAAAAATACTCGCTGTAGTAGCGGATCCAAAAACGGGCAAAATATTAGCAATGAGTCAGCGTCCTGCATTTCACCCATCTACCCGTGAAGGGCTTACGGAGAACTGGTTGAATCAGGCTGTAGAAACGACAATCGAACCGGGCTCTACGACTAAAATGTTTACAGTTGCTGCGGCGATTGAAGAAAAAAAGTGGGTTCCAACCGACTTCTTTAAATCGGGACAGTATACACTTTATGATCGAACAATACGCGACCATAATATTACAGGCTGGGGCTACATTTCATTCCTTGAAGGTTTCCAAAGGTCTTCGAACGTCTCGATGGCTTATTTACTGGAACGGATGGGTGATAAAACATATATTGAGTATTTACGGAAGTTTGGATTTGGAGAAAAGACTGGAATTGATTTACCGAATGAAGCACCAGGAAGAATTTTAGATACGTATCCAATCGAAAGATTGACAACTGCTTTTGGCCAAGGATCAACGGTCACGCTAATGCAGATGATGCAAGCAGCAACAGCAATCGCTAATGATGGTGTCATGATGAAACCTTATGTGATCGATAAAATTACCGATCCGAATACGGGGAAAATCATAAAAGATCAGAAGCCGGAGGAACAAGGAAGTCCAGTTTCAGCCAAAACAGCAAAAGAAGTAAGGAAATTACTTGCTTCGACAGTTACCTCTAAGTATGGAACCGGTAAAAAATTTGCTCTTAATGGCTATACAGTAGGCGGTAAAACAGGTACTGCCGAAATTCCGAATCCATCGGGTAATGGCTATTTAGCTGGACACGGAAATTATTTGTACTCATTTCTCGGTATGGCACCTGCAGAAGATCCACAGTTACTAACATATGTGATTGTCCAGCAGCCGAAGCTGAAAGCAGGAGAAATCGGTTCTGATCCGGTTTCGAAACTGTTCACCTCTATTATGGATAACAGTTTGCGCTATATGAATATTGTACCGAGTGGAGAAGACATAGTTGAGCCGACTGTCATTCGTGACTACACAGGGAAAGATTCGGCCGATGCAATTGTAAAATTGCAAGAAGACGGCTTTGTCCCTGAAATCATTGGTGAGGGTGGGGAAATCGATATACAATATCCATATGCCGGTACGAAACTCGTAGAAGGCTCGGTCGTCCTATTGCATACAAAAGGTGTAACCGCATTGCCTGACTTTACTGGATGGTCGAAAAAAATGGTGCTTTCGTATAAAATGTTATCTGGGCTTGATTTACGGCTTAACGGAGATGGGTATGTAACTGAGCAAAGCCTGTCAAAAGGGTCTGTAATCGGGCTAGAAGAGCCAGTTGTCATTAAGTTGCAGTCGCCATCAGAAATCTATAAACCCGTAGAGGAAGACACCGAGGAAGAGGACGTTGTAGGTGGCTAA
- the rsmH gene encoding 16S rRNA (cytosine(1402)-N(4))-methyltransferase RsmH gives MFNHTTVLLYEAVEGLNIKNDGIYVDCTLGGAGHSIEIAKKLSPEGRLICFDQDITAIEVAKERLKDYLPQVTFVHSNFRNLKSELEKIGISAVDGILYDLGVSSPQLDTAERGFSYNLDAPLDMRMDTDALLTAHDVVNDWPYEDLVRIFFRYGEEKFSKRVARKVEEARQQSPIETTAELAELIKLSIPAATRRTGGHPAKRVFQAIRIAVNDELGAAEDSLTDAITLLNPGGRISVITFHSLEDRLCKTIFKEASSLPDLPPNLPVIPEGMEPILKLVTRKPIVPGEKEIEENKRARSAKLRIVEKK, from the coding sequence ATTTTTAACCATACAACAGTTTTACTTTATGAAGCCGTCGAAGGCCTAAATATAAAAAATGATGGCATCTATGTCGATTGCACTTTAGGTGGAGCCGGTCACAGTATAGAAATTGCTAAGAAATTATCGCCAGAGGGCAGACTTATCTGCTTTGATCAAGATATAACTGCGATTGAAGTTGCAAAAGAGAGATTGAAGGATTATCTCCCTCAAGTAACGTTTGTCCATTCGAATTTCAGAAACTTGAAATCTGAATTGGAGAAAATAGGGATTTCTGCAGTAGATGGTATTCTTTATGACTTAGGTGTTTCATCACCACAGCTTGATACAGCTGAACGAGGATTTAGCTATAATTTGGATGCGCCACTTGACATGCGCATGGATACGGATGCGCTATTAACCGCACATGATGTTGTGAATGACTGGCCGTATGAAGATTTGGTACGTATCTTTTTCCGTTATGGCGAAGAAAAGTTCTCGAAAAGAGTTGCGCGTAAAGTTGAAGAAGCAAGACAGCAATCTCCAATCGAAACCACTGCTGAACTTGCTGAACTGATCAAGCTAAGCATCCCAGCGGCAACAAGACGGACGGGCGGGCATCCCGCGAAAAGAGTATTCCAAGCAATTCGAATCGCTGTGAACGATGAACTTGGTGCAGCTGAGGACTCTTTAACGGATGCGATTACATTGCTTAATCCTGGAGGACGTATTAGCGTCATTACATTCCATTCATTAGAGGACAGGCTATGTAAAACGATATTTAAAGAAGCATCCTCTTTACCGGATCTTCCACCGAACTTGCCAGTAATACCGGAAGGCATGGAGCCTATATTGAAGCTAGTAACTCGAAAACCAATTGTTCCCGGTGAAAAAGAGATAGAAGAGAATAAGCGGGCAAGATCCGCTAAACTCAGAATCGTTGAAAAGAAGTGA
- the mraZ gene encoding division/cell wall cluster transcriptional repressor MraZ, translated as MFMGEYQHTVDMKGRLIVPSKFREHLGEGFVLTRGLDNCLFGYPMDEWKRLEEKLKALPVTKKDARAFARFFFSGATEVELDKQGRINIPASLLQYAKVEKDCVVIGVSGRIEIWSKALWDAYYDESEQSFNEIAENIIDFDF; from the coding sequence ATGTTCATGGGCGAATATCAGCATACTGTCGATATGAAAGGTCGCTTGATTGTTCCTTCGAAATTTCGGGAACATTTAGGTGAGGGCTTTGTATTGACTCGCGGCCTGGACAATTGTCTCTTCGGTTACCCGATGGATGAATGGAAGCGTCTCGAGGAAAAGCTTAAGGCTTTACCCGTGACGAAAAAAGATGCTCGTGCATTTGCAAGATTTTTCTTTTCTGGGGCAACGGAGGTTGAACTGGACAAGCAAGGTCGCATCAATATTCCGGCATCATTACTCCAATATGCAAAGGTTGAAAAAGATTGTGTCGTAATTGGAGTTTCAGGCCGTATTGAAATCTGGTCTAAAGCATTGTGGGATGCCTATTATGATGAATCTGAACAATCGTTCAATGAAATTGCAGAAAACATTATTGACTTTGATTTTTAA
- the ftsL gene encoding cell division protein FtsL, with product MALEQRKFQTSAIRELETPVVPRKQPQIRPSRKVFSAGEKFLFVLFATILVLFSTMILHTQAQINDTNREVQLLGKDVSETTKQNMELSIQVKEKSTYDRIWKKAKELGLNPNENNVKVVPGQ from the coding sequence ATGGCATTAGAACAAAGAAAATTCCAGACGTCAGCTATACGTGAACTTGAAACACCAGTAGTTCCAAGAAAACAGCCTCAAATACGACCTTCTCGAAAAGTCTTTTCTGCCGGGGAGAAATTCCTGTTCGTGCTGTTTGCAACAATCCTTGTCCTATTCTCAACAATGATTTTACATACACAAGCACAAATTAATGATACAAACAGGGAAGTGCAGTTGCTTGGAAAGGATGTTTCAGAAACAACAAAACAAAATATGGAATTGTCCATCCAAGTGAAAGAAAAGTCTACATATGATCGGATATGGAAGAAAGCGAAGGAACTTGGCCTGAATCCAAACGAGAACAACGTAAAGGTTGTGCCTGGACAATGA